GAAAATAAGATTGTGGGAAATCTATTTTTTGATTTAGGCAATGTACTAGCTATCACTTGGGATGTGCAAACGGCTTTGGAAAGCTATGAGGAAGCGAGAAAATACGGATTTAATTCTGAATTGATGAAACTCCGCTCGAAAGAATTTGAGAAACTAGCACTCAAAACAGTCCCCTATCAAATATTAATGGATAACAAAAATCTAATTAGGAAATACTGGATTCCATTCATTATAATATCAATACTCTCGCTTTACTTTTTATTAAAATCAATCAAAAAACGTAAATCAAATTAACACTAACATGAAAATACAACATGCAACATTTATATTAATCCTTCTAAACTCAGTAGCTTTTGGTCAAATCAAGCTAAAAGATTTAAATGGTGGATGGAAAGTTGCTAATGATTACAAATCTGACACTATCATTTGTTATAATGACATAAATTTTCGTTCTAATTCATGCATGCAAATAGTATGGAAAATTAAATCTTCAAATTTAAAAATTCATCAAACCAATATTTGCATTGAACCACCTATTTCATCCTCTTCCATTTACAAAGAAAAAATACATTTAAAAAATACTGACCATGGTCAATTTCTATATTTAATAAGAAATAATGAATTCATTGATAAATTTAAAATTTTAGAATATAAACAACTTGAAAATAACAATAACTTGACTCCCTCAAAGCAATTAAAGCTTTTGAGAATTGATAAAATATGAAAAGAAAAATTCTATAGCTACATAAAGTCTATCATTTAAAGGCAATCTACCTTTCAAAAAATATCTTGAAGCATATCAGGCTCATCTATATATTAAAATTCTCTCAAAACACATAACTTGAAGAGTCTTTAAATATACTCTCAAATTAATTGGACACCCTAAGTAATTGATTTATCTTACTCTAAAGTAAACTTCACGCTTTAAGATTAAACTAGAAAGAACCGAATATTAATGAGTTTTAACCCCGAAGATTTTTATTCCTATTTTAAAGAATGCTACAAGCTCGATTATAAAGAGTATTCTGTAAACAACATTTTTTTACCCAAATATCAATTCAAGTGGTTTGTATCAAGATATGAAGAGTTGCTGACGCATTCTTTGCCATACATACCCTATGCGCATAAGAAAATCGAAGATCTTGAAAAAGAGATCGAATTATATCGATTAGAAAAGAAGCTCTTTTATGCTTGCTTCTTTATATTGGGAAAAAGCTCGAGCCTATTAAGCAAAGATAAACGAATATGCGCTCCATTGCTGTTGTTTCCAGCCAATATCGTGACAGTCGATGATGAAAAATATTTGGAAATCGAAAAAGACGAAGTTCTGGTAAATCAATCCATTTTATCAAAACTTGAACTCAAAGATCAAAGCTTAACAAAGGACTTGTTCATAAAAGACATATCCGAATTAATAAAAAATCTGCATGAGAACTGCACTGAACTCGTAAAGCTTCTTGATAAATACTTCATAAACCTTGACACCGAAGAGCTTCTATTGCACCCCAAAGTATGGCCTGCCTCCAAAATAAGAAAGCATCTATCCAATGCCGATTTTGAGGAAGGCGAATACACCATCGTGCCGGCTGCGGGCACAGCGCTTTTAGACAAATCGAAATCTACTCTCAAAGTAGTCAACGATCTCAATGAAATCATAAATAAAGGTACATTCAATACTAGTCTTAATAACTTATTGCAGGGAAACGCCAATGAAAATGAGTTTCAGGAAAGCCTCTACAAGTCAAGGCTCAATACTGAACAAGCTAAAGCTCTTGAAAATGCATATAGATTTGACAATTCTGTCATCGTCGGGCCTCCGGGAACTGGAAAGTCGTATACCATCACATCAATTATTTCCGATCTGGTAGCCAACAACCAATCCGTATTGGTCGTCTCTAAGACAAAACAAGCGGTCGAGGTGCTTAGATCAATGCTCATAGATGACTTTAAGCTCAAAGATTACTTAATACACACTACAGGCACACAGTACAAAGCAAGTTTAAAAGCCAAGATAAGAAAATACCTAAGCGGAATCTTGTCAAAAACGAGGCATAATCTTGATGAAAAAAAGATAAAAAATCAATATCTCAAACTGCAAAAACTTGAAAACAGCTTTGAAGAATTGGTAGACAATGAGCTGTTAAAATCCGATCTAGAATTTAGCTCGGACTTGTCGTTTTTAGATAAATTGAAAAAACTGTATTTCAACAGCAGGTTTTCTCAAAATACCGACATATGGAAAGTCTTTGATGATATAGGCCATAGCCTAAAAAAGCTTGACCACGAAGTCAGCTCTTTTTCCAAGCGCAAGATTCAAGCAAATATCAAGGAGAATTCAAACATCTACAGACGCGATATTTCATTGTTTCATGATGCTTTGGATTCACATAGTTTTACAGAATACAAAGAGAGATTAGAAGATGTTTATCATTCCAATATTCTAAAAGTTTTTCCAATTTGGTTAGTCAATTTAGCGGATTTAAACACGGTTTTGCCATTGCAAAAAGAGCTTTTTGACGTAGTGATCATAGATGAAGCGACCCAATGCGATGTATCGATAGCTTTGCCTGCGATTTACAGAGCTAAGCGAACCATCATTGCCGGAGATCCAAACCAGCTGCGACATTACTCGTTTGTTGCGAAATCTCAACAACTTGAGTTGCAGGAAAAATTCAACTTGCCCAATGACAAACTCTTTGATTTTAGAAACAGAAGCATTCTGGATTTTTATATATCAAAAGTTGCCCAGCAGGATCAGATCACTTTTTTAAGAGAGCACTTTAGGTCCACGCCTTCTTTGATCGAATTCAGCAATCAGACTTTTTACGACGGCCAATTGGAAGTTATCAAATCCACTCCAAAACATACTACTTACAAGCAAATTGAGCTCATTCGATTGGATGGAAAAAGAGATCAAAAGGGAGTGAATAAAGAAGAAGCATTGGCTATTATTAAAAAGCTTAGGTTAATTATGAAAGAGCATCTCAATAGCAGTTCTCTTCCTACTGTAGGAATCATTTCCCCCTTCAGCCAGCAAGTAAATTATATAAACAAACTGTTGAGGGAAAATTTCGGACTTGATGAATTGAAAAAATTTGATATATTTTGCGGAACGCCATACTCTTTTCAAGGTTCGGAGCGTGAAATTATTTTATTGTCTTTTTGTCTTTGCGATCAATCCCATCATTCGGCATTCGTACATGCCAATAAACCTGAAGTCTTAAATGTGGCCATTACAAGAGCGAAGTCTTATCAGTATGTTTTCACTTCAATAGCTGAGCATTCAAATCGAAAGACATCTTTGCTGCTTGACTATTTCAACTTTATAAAATCTTTTTCGCATACAATAGCGAGCGAACAAGAGCAAGACGAGTTTCAGAAAGATGTATTGCTTGAATTGGGCAAGGCATTTGACGAAATAAAATGCGGTTACCCTGTCGCTGGAAGTTTGTTGGATATTTTAATCACTCATAATGGTTCTAATTATTTTATTGACTTGATTGGCTATCCCGGGATATTTCGAGAAGCTCTTTCATTGGAACGCTATAAAACTTTGAGCAGAACAGGGATCAAATGCTTGCCCCTGCCTTATAGTTATTGGAAAAATAACAAAAAAGAATCAGTGGAGAGGATTACCAAGTTAATAAAAATGTAATTTTTAAATTAAAAACCATATTCATAATGTTAACTAAGTATTTTTTAAATCTGTTTGTAATACAATTCAAACCTGAAAATAAGCCATTAATTTAATATTCAAACTCTGTATTTTTAAATCAAACCACTCACAACATGTTCGACAAATTATTTAATAGCTCTAAAGAAAAAACAAACGACAAACCTATCACTAGAGATCAAAACGCAACAGTGATTAGAATGCCTCAATTGTCAGAGACAATGGAATACGGAACCATAGCAAAATGGAATTTCAATGAGGGGGACTATATCAATTCAGGAGATACCTTAGCGGATATTGATACGGAAAAAGCCACAATCGAATTGGAATCGTATGAAGATGGAATCATACTGTATCAAACAGAAAAGATTGGCAAAATTGCCGTTAATGAAATTATAGCTATCATTGGAAATGAAGGTGAAAACATCGAACATCTTTTGGAAGAAAATGACTCTACTATAAATGAAACTCCATCGCAAGATTCTGTTGATGAGCTAGATAGCATCATTGGGGAAATAAAAATGTTTGCAGGCGAAAAAATCCCAAAAAATTGGATAAAATGCGATGGCTCCACTTTTCGCAAAGAAGACAAGAAAGAGCTATTCTCAGTTATTGGCTACAAATTTGGCGGTTACAGAGATCAATTTCAGGTTCCCCATCTTGAATCCCAAAACGGCATTGAGCACATAATTCGTGAAAAATGATTCTTTGCTTTTGATCAATCATAATCGCATCCTTAAACTCATTGATTAAAATCCAAAAAGATAATTTAAAAATTAAATATTTAAATAAAATGCTTGTCTAAGCGGCATTCCGTTTATATTATTGTGTTTTATATATATAATTTTTAAAATACATGAACCTATTTAATTGTCAAAAATTATTAACTCTTCTCTTCGTTTTCACCTTGTTTTCCAGCTGCGGGGATGATAAAAAAGAGGAATCGACTCCAAAAAATCATTTCACTTACGATGGAGAAAGCTATGAGTTGACCAAAGGATATTTAACTTTATTAGGAAGTAACTTTAATATTGAAGGAGCCTATTTTGACATCGTACTTTCTTCTTCGACTTTGAGTCTTAATCAAAAAACAGAAGAATTAACAGGATTTGGACATGTTATTTATTTAGACTTGAATTCATCATCAGTGACAGAACTAAGTTCGGGGACTTACACATTTGATTCTGAATATTTTATGTCGAATTTTGGTTTGAGAAGTCCTAACACTTTTGTTGATGGATTAATAGTAATGAATGGAGATGCGAAAACAGGAGCAGGAGATATCTATTCAGTATATGAAGAGACAAAAGGCACCGTGAAGGTTGCTAAATCTGACGAGCAATATGTAATAGAATTTAGTTTTACAGTTGAATCGGGCAAAAAAGTAGAGGGCATATACACAGGTCCTTTGAAGTTTTCTGATTCAACTTCAATGATTGACGATGAGTCTGCAAGATTAAAAAGAGGGATTTTGAAATAGCTGTAAATTAAGAATGCTGTACAAGCTTATGAAGATTTAGGTATGGATAAATTGAATTACGCAAATTATCTGTTTTAAAATCAATCGTGATAACCTATATTTAACAGGAAAAATCCTCAACAAATTATCAAGATTGATAACGTGTTGAGGATTTTTCAAATGAACTTATCTCAAATACAATTTAGATTTTTTATTGTCTACCATCTCTTACAGGCCATATTCCAAAACCAGTTGTTGCTCTTGGAAATCCAAATGTAGTTCCATTATCAACGTTAGCTACTTGAGTTTGGCTCAAATCATCTGGATTTAAACTGCTAGATATACAACTTCTTCTACCTGATGCGCGCATATTGGTGAAAAATGCAGGTCCATCGGCATAACACCCATTTCCAGTAATATCCGGAATACTAGGCGAAGGGCAAGATGATTTCATAAAAGCTTTCCATTCTTCGATCGTTGGTAGTCTCCAGTCTCCGGGTGAAGAATTATCAGTCAATCCACACTGCCCATGAGCTAATCTTGCGGCTTGATCATTTCCATTTTTATAATTTTTTGCTCCAAAGCATCCAACATTCTTCAACCAAATCAATCCAGTCAATTGATCTGTAATCGTTCCATTACCACAATCTACAAAACGGTTGGCATTATCAAAGCAAGGTGCATCCGCTTTTGTCGTAACGGTTCCCCCGCCATTGCTTAAAGTAATTGAAGAGCCGGATTTTGAAATCGTTTGAATCTCATTAGTAGTTGAACCATCAACTTCAGACGTTAAATAACCATTATTTCCCACAAAAGCATCAACTTGAGCTTCCGTCAGTTTTGTATCGTCCAAATATGGCGTAAGATCAATAACAGTGGCAGAGCCATTATTGGTTATCTTAAGCGTATTTCCCACTAACTGCAAGTCTTGAATCTCATTGGTAACTGATCCGTCAACTTCCGAAGTCAAATAGCCATTATTGTCAACAAAGGCGTCGACTTGGGCTTCCGTCAGCTTCGTATCGTCCAAATATGGCGCAAGATCAATAACAGTGGCAGAGCCATTATTGGTAATCTTAAGCGTATTTCCCACTAACTGCAAATCTTGAATCTCATTGGTAACTGATCCGTCAACTTCCGAAGTCAAGTAGCCATTATTGT
The Aureibacter tunicatorum DNA segment above includes these coding regions:
- a CDS encoding DEAD/DEAH box helicase, producing the protein MSFNPEDFYSYFKECYKLDYKEYSVNNIFLPKYQFKWFVSRYEELLTHSLPYIPYAHKKIEDLEKEIELYRLEKKLFYACFFILGKSSSLLSKDKRICAPLLLFPANIVTVDDEKYLEIEKDEVLVNQSILSKLELKDQSLTKDLFIKDISELIKNLHENCTELVKLLDKYFINLDTEELLLHPKVWPASKIRKHLSNADFEEGEYTIVPAAGTALLDKSKSTLKVVNDLNEIINKGTFNTSLNNLLQGNANENEFQESLYKSRLNTEQAKALENAYRFDNSVIVGPPGTGKSYTITSIISDLVANNQSVLVVSKTKQAVEVLRSMLIDDFKLKDYLIHTTGTQYKASLKAKIRKYLSGILSKTRHNLDEKKIKNQYLKLQKLENSFEELVDNELLKSDLEFSSDLSFLDKLKKLYFNSRFSQNTDIWKVFDDIGHSLKKLDHEVSSFSKRKIQANIKENSNIYRRDISLFHDALDSHSFTEYKERLEDVYHSNILKVFPIWLVNLADLNTVLPLQKELFDVVIIDEATQCDVSIALPAIYRAKRTIIAGDPNQLRHYSFVAKSQQLELQEKFNLPNDKLFDFRNRSILDFYISKVAQQDQITFLREHFRSTPSLIEFSNQTFYDGQLEVIKSTPKHTTYKQIELIRLDGKRDQKGVNKEEALAIIKKLRLIMKEHLNSSSLPTVGIISPFSQQVNYINKLLRENFGLDELKKFDIFCGTPYSFQGSEREIILLSFCLCDQSHHSAFVHANKPEVLNVAITRAKSYQYVFTSIAEHSNRKTSLLLDYFNFIKSFSHTIASEQEQDEFQKDVLLELGKAFDEIKCGYPVAGSLLDILITHNGSNYFIDLIGYPGIFREALSLERYKTLSRTGIKCLPLPYSYWKNNKKESVERITKLIKM
- a CDS encoding DUF1566 domain-containing protein, which codes for MKKSILALLTILTISITAFAQTPEGIKYQAVVRDAGNSILKNHSVGMRMSILQDNVGGVIVYQEAFAPTTSAYGLVNLNIGNGTALSGDFSAIDWSKGPYFIEIAIDVNGGDNYVVMGTSQLMSVPYALHAKTADKVANDLVNDADADPSNEIQDLKLEGNILTVTNNDTATEIDLSLYLDNDNTQLTEAQVDAFVDNNGYLTSEVDGSVTNEIQDLQLVGNTLKITNNGSATVIDLTPYLDDTKLTEAQVDAFVDNNGYLTSEVDGSVTNEIQDLQLVGNTLKITNNGSATVIDLAPYLDDTKLTEAQVDAFVDNNGYLTSEVDGSVTNEIQDLQLVGNTLKITNNGSATVIDLTPYLDDTKLTEAQVDAFVGNNGYLTSEVDGSTTNEIQTISKSGSSITLSNGGGTVTTKADAPCFDNANRFVDCGNGTITDQLTGLIWLKNVGCFGAKNYKNGNDQAARLAHGQCGLTDNSSPGDWRLPTIEEWKAFMKSSCPSPSIPDITGNGCYADGPAFFTNMRASGRRSCISSSLNPDDLSQTQVANVDNGTTFGFPRATTGFGIWPVRDGRQ
- a CDS encoding phage tail protein, whose translation is MFDKLFNSSKEKTNDKPITRDQNATVIRMPQLSETMEYGTIAKWNFNEGDYINSGDTLADIDTEKATIELESYEDGIILYQTEKIGKIAVNEIIAIIGNEGENIEHLLEENDSTINETPSQDSVDELDSIIGEIKMFAGEKIPKNWIKCDGSTFRKEDKKELFSVIGYKFGGYRDQFQVPHLESQNGIEHIIREK